From a region of the Candidatus Brocadia sp. genome:
- a CDS encoding right-handed parallel beta-helix repeat-containing protein encodes MERINLKSGFYWLASLCVFVILNSVTPLTGQDNPKGIAFYVSKDGSDKYSGKLPEANANNTDGPFATIEKARDVIYALKQKKQLPTGVVTVNIRSGTYHLTKPFELTKWDSGSEKTSIVYRAYNNEKVKLIGGKEITGFKPIDDPAILKRIESPYRDKIVQVNLKAQGIKDFGEMKPRGMGRPVYPAGIELFFQDKPMQLARWPNNDWVKIAGVPAGQKGGKFTYDGDRPEHWRDTKDIWLHGYWTWDWADSYETVKTIDTVKKEVSTCEPHGVYGYSVGKRYYALNILEELDEPGEWYLDRKTGILYFWPPGPLSEGKTYVSLTDTLIQMKDVSYITLQGLEIAICRGNAVEITGGSNNRIAGCTLRNIGNVAVKITGGTENGVTGCDIYACGDGGIVLNGGDRLTLTSANNYATNNHIHNYNRWVSTYRPAIKISGVGNRISNNLIHDSPHSAIILNGNEHIIEYNEIHHVCMETNDAGAFYMGRDYSERGNIIRYNYFHDLGSGDVQAIYLDDFASGTTVFGNVIYKGKRGVVIGGGRDNIVQNNIFVSCSIAAIHVDARGIRKPWAKKYFDGTDTTLTGRLMMIKYKFPPYANKYPEIITLYDGNPAIPEGNKVICNIASGGKWLDLRDGVNEEIVKIQNNFVNEDPCFVNPTKLNFQLKDDSPAYKLGFQRIPMENIGLYKDEFRLSLPGS; translated from the coding sequence ATGGAGAGAATAAATTTGAAGTCTGGATTTTACTGGTTAGCATCACTATGCGTTTTTGTTATTTTAAATTCCGTTACACCGCTAACCGGTCAGGATAACCCAAAAGGCATTGCATTCTATGTCTCAAAAGACGGCAGTGATAAATATTCCGGCAAATTACCTGAAGCAAATGCCAATAATACAGACGGACCCTTTGCAACCATTGAAAAAGCCCGTGATGTTATTTATGCCCTGAAGCAGAAAAAACAATTACCAACCGGCGTTGTAACGGTAAATATACGCAGCGGAACGTATCATCTCACAAAGCCCTTTGAGCTTACAAAGTGGGATAGCGGCTCAGAAAAGACGTCAATTGTATACCGTGCGTATAACAATGAAAAGGTGAAACTAATCGGGGGTAAGGAAATCACCGGCTTTAAACCCATTGACGACCCGGCGATTCTTAAGCGAATTGAATCACCATACCGGGATAAAATAGTGCAGGTCAATCTAAAGGCGCAAGGCATCAAAGACTTTGGGGAGATGAAACCCCGTGGTATGGGCAGACCCGTGTATCCAGCGGGAATAGAACTCTTCTTTCAGGACAAACCCATGCAGTTAGCACGCTGGCCAAATAATGATTGGGTAAAAATCGCTGGTGTACCGGCGGGACAGAAAGGCGGGAAATTCACGTATGACGGCGACCGCCCTGAACATTGGCGGGATACCAAAGATATCTGGTTGCATGGATACTGGACGTGGGACTGGGCAGATTCCTACGAGACAGTCAAAACTATAGATACTGTAAAGAAAGAGGTTTCTACCTGTGAACCGCACGGGGTCTATGGATACTCTGTGGGGAAGAGATATTACGCATTAAATATTTTAGAAGAACTTGACGAACCTGGGGAATGGTACTTGGACCGTAAAACCGGTATCCTGTACTTCTGGCCGCCCGGGCCATTGAGCGAAGGGAAAACCTATGTCTCATTAACAGATACATTAATTCAAATGAAAGACGTTTCATATATTACGCTGCAAGGTCTAGAAATCGCTATTTGTCGGGGTAACGCCGTTGAAATAACGGGCGGCAGCAATAATCGTATAGCAGGATGCACACTAAGAAATATTGGCAATGTGGCAGTCAAAATTACCGGTGGAACAGAAAACGGAGTAACTGGATGCGATATTTATGCATGCGGCGATGGCGGCATTGTCCTTAATGGAGGAGACCGATTAACACTAACATCAGCTAACAACTATGCAACGAATAATCATATCCATAATTACAATCGCTGGGTCAGTACTTACCGTCCAGCAATCAAAATAAGTGGTGTAGGTAATAGAATTTCGAATAACCTTATTCATGACTCACCCCACAGCGCGATCATACTCAATGGGAATGAGCATATCATTGAATATAACGAAATTCATCATGTATGTATGGAAACCAACGATGCAGGCGCCTTTTATATGGGGCGTGATTACTCGGAGCGGGGCAACATCATACGTTATAACTATTTCCATGACCTTGGATCAGGTGATGTGCAGGCAATTTATCTTGATGACTTTGCCAGTGGTACAACAGTTTTTGGCAATGTAATCTATAAAGGAAAAAGGGGTGTGGTTATTGGAGGTGGTCGTGATAATATCGTTCAGAACAATATTTTTGTCAGTTGTTCAATTGCAGCAATTCATGTGGATGCCCGTGGTATTAGGAAGCCATGGGCAAAAAAATACTTCGACGGAACTGATACTACTTTAACAGGCAGGTTAATGATGATAAAATACAAATTTCCCCCTTATGCTAATAAATATCCTGAAATCATCACACTCTATGACGGGAATCCTGCTATTCCGGAGGGTAACAAAGTAATATGCAATATTGCTTCCGGTGGAAAATGGCTTGATCTACGTGATGGTGTAAACGAAGAAATCGTTAAAATCCAGAATAACTTTGTGAATGAAGATCCTTGCTTTGTAAATCCAACTAAGTTGAACTTTCAGTTAAAGGATGACTCTCCAGCTTATAAGTTGGGTTTTCAACGCATTCCTATGGAAAATATCGGTCTATATAAAGATGAATTTCGTCTTTCTTTACCGGGTAGTTGA
- a CDS encoding GxxExxY protein, with protein MHDDLTSQIISSAFEVHNTLGSGFLEKVYENALLVELREKGLKAESQRPATVLYKDRNVGEYFADIIVENKVVLELKALEKIGDIHEIQLKNYLKATGIEVGLLINFGKSVEVKRKYVKNPEIL; from the coding sequence ATGCATGACGACCTGACGTCGCAGATTATAAGCAGTGCCTTTGAAGTGCACAATACCCTGGGAAGCGGGTTTCTGGAAAAGGTATATGAAAATGCGCTGCTCGTGGAATTACGAGAAAAAGGATTAAAGGCTGAATCACAAAGACCAGCAACAGTTTTATATAAAGATAGAAATGTTGGCGAATATTTCGCAGATATTATTGTCGAGAATAAAGTGGTATTAGAATTAAAGGCGCTGGAAAAGATCGGCGATATTCATGAAATACAGCTCAAAAACTATTTAAAAGCAACAGGCATAGAAGTGGGTTTATTGATCAACTTTGGTAAGAGCGTTGAGGTAAAGAGGAAATACGTAAAAAATCCGGAGATATTATAG
- the xrt gene encoding exosortase: protein MVNKIILQSENNMKNVIPSIGNIKHYLPWILVATLYAPVFFALYQGRWASSDYTHAYFIMPVFLWLVWRKRTLLREHLQTLNPIPLVPLTEGEQGRGNVPRWRGCRGWKNSLPLVEGSELLHLTSNFMGIFILFFGISIFVFGRRQDYIFFTTLSLIPVLYGLMLCIYGLEITKALSFPILYLILLVPLPIGIIDSITLPMRHGISIATEALLKTFQYPITREGLLLSIGNNELFIGQPCSGFRSLITMVSAGLVYVFISKADFSKKVILASSIIPFALLGNLFRIIILCLITYYFGEAAGQGFFHNFSGIVMIVIITLGLMCLEYFLGKHKPNTSHIPPHGGGQREELSPAGGGAGGGKITHSWRGGVDEGDELVLNKGYRNKKVYITTALLLFTIIFCFASPGANTKKTKYVSQDILSQLEIPYKIKGWHGVDARQDWDLELEEKMNQFIEQSITREYTNTNGENIFFTMVDAGNFHNPRICANGAGFKIKDSADTEFHVALPAQAGSRILKARSFYTEKGNDGFLVIYWVCVDNNVVDWMEEKVKEIWFSLLDNSDRVSLMIRLDIPCKESSIDNALKLARGFVADFSQNIPIETATFVFGTN, encoded by the coding sequence ATGGTAAATAAAATTATCCTTCAAAGTGAAAATAACATGAAAAATGTAATTCCATCCATTGGTAATATAAAACATTATTTGCCCTGGATACTCGTAGCGACGCTCTACGCCCCCGTCTTCTTTGCCCTTTATCAGGGACGATGGGCAAGCTCCGATTATACCCATGCCTATTTTATCATGCCGGTGTTCCTTTGGCTCGTATGGCGCAAACGTACCCTGTTAAGAGAACACCTCCAAACGCTTAACCCCATTCCTCTTGTCCCTCTCACTGAGGGGGAGCAAGGGAGAGGAAATGTCCCCCGCTGGCGGGGGTGCAGGGGGTGGAAAAATTCCCTGCCCTTGGTGGAAGGGAGTGAATTGTTACACCTCACAAGCAATTTCATGGGCATTTTCATTCTTTTCTTTGGAATATCGATATTTGTCTTTGGCCGGCGTCAGGATTATATTTTTTTTACCACCCTTTCTTTAATCCCGGTTTTGTACGGACTAATGTTGTGTATTTATGGATTGGAAATAACAAAGGCCTTATCTTTCCCCATTCTCTACCTCATACTCCTTGTACCTCTTCCTATTGGTATTATAGATAGTATTACCCTCCCAATGCGTCATGGCATTTCTATCGCAACAGAGGCACTCTTAAAAACTTTCCAGTATCCCATCACAAGAGAAGGGCTTTTACTGTCTATCGGTAATAATGAGCTATTTATAGGACAGCCCTGCAGTGGCTTTCGTTCTCTCATCACCATGGTTTCTGCAGGTTTGGTTTATGTATTCATAAGCAAGGCCGACTTTTCTAAAAAAGTTATCCTGGCCTCCTCAATAATCCCTTTTGCCCTTCTGGGCAATCTCTTTCGGATAATTATCCTGTGTCTTATTACGTATTACTTTGGCGAAGCTGCCGGGCAGGGATTCTTTCATAATTTTAGCGGGATTGTTATGATTGTAATTATCACACTGGGATTGATGTGTTTGGAATATTTTTTGGGGAAACACAAGCCAAATACTTCCCACATCCCCCCTCATGGAGGGGGACAGAGGGAGGAACTGTCCCCCGCTGGCGGGGGCGCAGGGGGTGGAAAAATCACGCACTCCTGGCGGGGGGGTGTAGATGAGGGGGATGAACTAGTACTAAATAAGGGATATAGAAACAAGAAGGTATATATAACTACCGCATTATTGTTATTCACCATTATCTTTTGCTTTGCATCTCCTGGTGCAAACACAAAAAAAACAAAATACGTCAGTCAGGACATCCTTTCCCAATTAGAAATACCTTATAAGATTAAGGGCTGGCATGGAGTTGATGCGCGGCAGGATTGGGATTTAGAGTTAGAGGAAAAAATGAACCAGTTTATTGAACAGAGCATTACGCGTGAATATACTAATACAAACGGAGAAAATATCTTTTTTACCATGGTGGATGCCGGTAATTTCCACAACCCCAGGATATGCGCTAACGGCGCTGGATTTAAGATAAAAGACTCAGCAGACACCGAGTTCCACGTTGCTTTACCTGCCCAGGCAGGAAGCCGTATTCTTAAAGCGCGCAGCTTCTATACCGAGAAGGGAAATGATGGGTTTTTAGTAATCTATTGGGTGTGTGTTGATAACAATGTTGTTGATTGGATGGAAGAGAAGGTAAAAGAAATATGGTTTTCTTTGCTTGACAACAGTGATAGGGTGAGTCTCATGATTCGGCTTGATATACCTTGCAAAGAAAGCAGTATTGATAATGCTTTAAAATTGGCAAGAGGATTTGTGGCAGATTTTAGTCAAAATATTCCCATAGAAACAGCAACTTTTGTTTTTGGAACAAACTAA
- a CDS encoding type II toxin-antitoxin system VapC family toxin, translating into MKRIVVDASVVLKWYLDDEDHGQKAVHLLTGYISGEFDMIAPSLLEYEVINGLMVAQKKGRIDEEKIYSAIEGFINLGIKQKNLAHLYPKLFYYGKTYHCTAYDASYIATADDEGILLITADRGLFNVAGKDLKWIKWIGDI; encoded by the coding sequence ATGAAACGAATAGTTGTCGATGCAAGCGTAGTCCTCAAGTGGTATTTAGACGATGAAGATCATGGCCAAAAGGCGGTGCATTTATTAACCGGTTACATATCGGGCGAATTTGATATGATAGCGCCTTCGCTGCTGGAATATGAGGTAATTAACGGTTTAATGGTGGCGCAGAAAAAGGGAAGGATCGACGAGGAGAAGATTTATTCTGCGATTGAGGGATTTATAAACTTAGGCATTAAGCAGAAGAATCTTGCACACCTTTACCCAAAACTATTTTATTACGGTAAGACGTACCATTGTACTGCCTATGATGCAAGCTATATAGCAACTGCTGACGATGAGGGAATTCTTCTGATCACGGCAGACAGGGGCCTGTTCAATGTGGCAGGAAAAGACCTGAAGTGGATAAAATGGATCGGGGATATTTGA
- a CDS encoding type II toxin-antitoxin system Phd/YefM family antitoxin encodes MKALMVSVAEGKKGFSRLIESAGKKKEEIIVTKRGKPIAVIVPYEEYQQSKRMEGYRKIIKARDSFLKAGLKSEEIFKESRKQLEKKL; translated from the coding sequence ATGAAGGCATTAATGGTAAGTGTGGCAGAAGGGAAAAAGGGCTTCAGTCGCCTGATAGAAAGCGCCGGGAAAAAGAAAGAGGAGATAATTGTAACGAAACGCGGGAAACCCATAGCGGTCATCGTCCCTTATGAGGAATACCAGCAGTCAAAACGGATGGAGGGATACCGAAAGATCATAAAGGCGAGGGATAGCTTTCTCAAAGCAGGGCTGAAATCAGAAGAGATTTTTAAAGAATCCCGGAAACAGCTTGAGAAGAAACTATGA
- a CDS encoding lipopolysaccharide biosynthesis protein gives MNANYPVISLKDYVKAIFRHKAVVVITFIVIITGTIIGLELKTPVYHARVTMLISAEKQIDSPYYTSLSGAQIQQLTPSGIVNSNPVIKRAVNVLKLHERPADYEKQFCSPLKARLIDLRLKRSKSNDNPSFDEPSYRFRMAVEGLKENIGVEPIRDTNLFAITVSDFSPEAAAEIANVVSRSYIIFDLEQQLAELRLQYGEMHPNVVQLKDNISAMIQNLHGKILPAIEAIGPATVKIIEQAEVPLAPTGTNKRTALLLAVFMALFAGIMLAFALEYIDHTIKSPQDIVTNLNLPHLGSIPRNGYRKNGCMNGVKRGTVSAQFYQKLSDNLCLLIRDKNIKSLLIAAATPRERSARVSANLGNLLSTKTGQKVIIIDANVNAPALNRVFDISEGPGLADVLERKVPFEKATQEIRPNLTVLPAGDTQLEPALLLESTRMGEVIKIAKEKYGLVLIDYSNVVNLRDTCILSSYLDGVILVVSEGQTKHHVLKELIESLNDKKVNLLGAVLDNRTFPIPKVIYKRI, from the coding sequence ATGAATGCTAATTATCCAGTTATCAGTTTAAAAGATTATGTGAAGGCGATATTCAGGCACAAGGCCGTCGTTGTCATTACCTTCATCGTCATAATAACCGGCACAATTATTGGGTTGGAACTTAAAACACCGGTATATCATGCCCGGGTCACGATGCTCATCTCCGCGGAAAAACAGATCGATTCTCCGTATTATACCAGTTTGAGCGGAGCTCAAATCCAGCAGCTTACCCCCAGCGGCATTGTGAATTCGAATCCCGTAATCAAGCGTGCGGTAAATGTGCTCAAGCTTCACGAGCGCCCGGCTGATTATGAAAAACAATTTTGCTCTCCGCTCAAGGCGCGTCTCATCGATCTAAGGCTCAAACGGTCGAAATCAAACGACAATCCATCTTTCGATGAACCGTCGTATCGGTTTAGAATGGCCGTAGAAGGCCTGAAAGAGAATATCGGAGTAGAGCCAATACGAGATACCAATTTATTTGCAATAACCGTGAGCGATTTTAGTCCGGAAGCGGCCGCCGAAATTGCCAACGTGGTAAGCCGTTCCTATATTATTTTTGACCTCGAGCAACAACTGGCCGAACTCAGGTTGCAATACGGAGAAATGCATCCGAACGTAGTGCAACTAAAAGATAACATCAGCGCGATGATTCAAAATCTCCATGGAAAAATACTCCCCGCCATTGAAGCGATTGGTCCGGCAACCGTCAAGATCATTGAGCAGGCGGAAGTGCCCCTTGCGCCGACGGGAACAAACAAAAGAACTGCCCTGCTTCTTGCCGTTTTCATGGCGCTGTTTGCGGGGATCATGCTCGCATTTGCTCTTGAATATATCGACCATACCATAAAGTCCCCGCAGGACATAGTTACAAATCTCAACTTGCCGCATTTAGGCTCCATTCCCAGGAACGGATACCGGAAAAATGGGTGCATGAACGGGGTAAAGCGGGGAACTGTTTCTGCCCAGTTTTACCAAAAACTTTCAGACAATCTGTGCCTTTTAATACGGGACAAAAACATCAAATCCCTGTTAATAGCAGCCGCTACGCCACGGGAAAGGTCTGCCAGGGTCAGCGCCAATCTTGGCAATCTTCTGTCCACCAAAACGGGTCAGAAGGTAATTATCATAGACGCCAATGTAAACGCCCCGGCGCTCAACCGCGTCTTTGACATTTCAGAAGGACCGGGGCTTGCGGATGTGCTGGAACGTAAAGTCCCGTTTGAGAAGGCAACTCAGGAGATAAGGCCGAATTTAACGGTGTTGCCGGCAGGAGATACCCAGCTCGAACCTGCGCTCCTTCTGGAATCCACCAGGATGGGTGAAGTAATCAAGATTGCCAAAGAAAAATACGGGTTAGTTTTAATTGACTATTCGAATGTCGTGAACCTGAGGGACACTTGCATCCTGTCCTCGTATTTAGATGGAGTCATTCTGGTAGTGAGTGAGGGGCAAACCAAACACCACGTCTTAAAGGAGCTCATAGAATCCCTGAATGACAAAAAGGTCAATCTGTTAGGCGCCGTTTTAGACAATCGCACCTTTCCGATCCCAAAGGTGATTTATAAAAGGATATAA
- a CDS encoding sugar transferase, protein MIYEHDQLFRRIVIAIDCLVVGIAFCLPYLLRDSLSYFAPGKLARLHRLPSLQESAWLLTIVAPLWIVSLSHAGMYRSLREKRLIDACWNIFEGSLLASIVFSVIAFFLKFEVISRTFITTFSLCILVTLVAEKCLILALLHHMRRRGYNSRTLLIAGSGKRARRFAHIIKTNPQWGFRIMGFIDEEERVGMKVGEYEVIGALKDLASILDNHAVSEVIFLLPRKWLAGLEVHIDTCEKVGVKATVAIDLFNTSVAKPKIKQLHGFPLLSLDATPYDVFHLLIKRFVDILVSLIVLVSSLPVFMMAVVAIKLTSPGPVFFRQIRCGLYGKPFTLYKFRTMIVDADKMLDKIRHLNESKGPVFHSRNDPRVTPAGRILRMMSLDELPQLFNVLKGDMSLIGPRPPIPDEVEKYERWQRRRLSFRPGIVCTWQVSNRFQPDFQKWMQMDLDYIDNWSLVLDLKILFKIFPALFRGLMYWHIQMEKGS, encoded by the coding sequence ATGATTTACGAACACGATCAGCTTTTTCGAAGAATAGTCATCGCCATTGATTGCCTTGTTGTAGGTATTGCATTTTGTCTGCCATATCTCCTGAGAGACTCTCTGTCATATTTCGCTCCGGGAAAATTGGCAAGGCTGCACAGACTGCCCTCCTTGCAGGAGAGCGCATGGCTATTGACTATTGTCGCGCCTTTATGGATTGTATCGCTTTCTCATGCTGGAATGTACCGTTCTTTGAGGGAGAAGCGGCTTATCGACGCCTGCTGGAACATTTTTGAAGGCTCACTGCTTGCCTCAATAGTCTTTTCAGTCATCGCCTTTTTTTTAAAATTCGAAGTGATATCAAGGACCTTTATTACCACCTTTTCTTTATGCATCCTGGTTACGCTTGTTGCGGAGAAATGTCTCATCCTTGCTCTGCTCCATCATATGAGACGGAGAGGATATAACTCCAGGACACTCCTCATCGCTGGCTCAGGAAAAAGGGCAAGAAGATTCGCCCATATCATCAAGACAAATCCTCAGTGGGGCTTCAGGATAATGGGTTTTATTGATGAAGAAGAACGGGTCGGTATGAAGGTTGGAGAGTACGAGGTGATCGGCGCACTGAAAGACCTGGCCAGCATTCTCGATAATCATGCGGTAAGCGAGGTGATCTTTCTCCTCCCGCGGAAGTGGCTTGCCGGTCTTGAAGTTCATATAGATACCTGCGAGAAGGTTGGAGTGAAAGCAACGGTTGCGATAGACCTCTTTAATACCTCTGTGGCGAAGCCTAAAATTAAACAACTCCACGGCTTTCCTCTTTTGAGTCTTGATGCCACGCCCTACGATGTGTTTCACCTGCTGATAAAGAGGTTTGTGGATATTTTGGTGTCCCTGATTGTCCTTGTTTCTTCGCTTCCTGTCTTTATGATGGCCGTTGTCGCGATTAAACTAACCTCGCCGGGCCCGGTATTTTTCAGACAGATACGCTGCGGGTTATATGGAAAGCCCTTTACGCTCTATAAATTTCGCACCATGATCGTGGATGCCGACAAGATGCTTGATAAGATCAGGCACTTGAATGAAAGCAAAGGCCCCGTCTTCCATTCGAGAAATGACCCGCGGGTAACCCCGGCAGGCCGTATCCTGCGAATGATGAGCCTGGACGAACTGCCGCAATTATTTAATGTCCTGAAAGGCGACATGTCCCTCATCGGGCCGCGCCCCCCGATCCCTGATGAAGTGGAGAAATATGAGCGGTGGCAGAGACGAAGGTTAAGTTTTCGCCCCGGCATTGTATGCACATGGCAGGTAAGCAACAGATTTCAGCCCGATTTCCAGAAATGGATGCAAATGGACCTTGATTACATTGATAATTGGTCATTGGTTCTTGATCTCAAAATATTATTCAAAATATTCCCCGCGCTTTTCCGGGGTCTTATGTACTGGCATATTCAGATGGAAAAGGGTTCCTGA
- a CDS encoding STAS domain-containing protein encodes MPNTNHILPAGNPRIEIIEVIGGLIGNGALEIQSHLYKCLDEGRCYHIIDLKHAHKIDGVGIALLENILSREVQLRLINVKPEIQCILEMAKKEALFQIMSDEKDQVKAMSSFERDIMEKRAATGNTVLKKRDHVRVNTSFPSEFKFRRDGRTLFGRADILNLSQGGVLAGHIVARKKGTEEIVRYPGIIDQEIYDLQFRLNGNSTSLTLRGTCVREFTAEESIYAGIRLKDVSHDQREIIRSFVDAHK; translated from the coding sequence GTGCCGAATACGAACCACATCCTTCCGGCAGGTAATCCAAGGATAGAGATTATCGAGGTCATCGGTGGATTAATCGGCAATGGGGCATTAGAGATTCAATCCCACCTGTACAAGTGCCTGGACGAGGGCAGATGTTATCACATCATCGACCTTAAACACGCACATAAGATCGATGGAGTAGGGATTGCGTTGTTGGAAAATATCCTCTCCCGTGAGGTACAGCTTCGGTTAATCAATGTAAAGCCCGAGATACAGTGTATCCTGGAGATGGCAAAAAAGGAGGCGCTCTTCCAGATCATGTCAGATGAGAAGGACCAGGTGAAAGCCATGTCCTCATTCGAACGCGATATCATGGAAAAGAGGGCTGCAACCGGCAATACCGTCCTGAAAAAAAGAGATCATGTCCGGGTTAATACCTCTTTTCCCTCGGAGTTTAAATTCCGGAGGGATGGGAGAACCCTCTTTGGCCGGGCAGATATCCTGAACCTGAGCCAGGGTGGAGTCCTGGCGGGCCATATTGTTGCCAGAAAGAAGGGTACGGAAGAAATTGTCCGCTATCCGGGGATAATTGATCAGGAGATTTACGATTTGCAGTTCAGGCTCAATGGTAATTCGACGTCATTGACCTTACGGGGGACATGTGTCAGGGAGTTTACCGCAGAGGAATCGATCTATGCAGGAATACGCCTTAAAGACGTCAGTCACGATCAGAGGGAAATTATCCGGTCATTTGTGGATGCCCATAAATAA
- a CDS encoding sigma 54-interacting transcriptional regulator, which yields MIDWIKIAESHVIRTFRKISYAWWGIDIQFYDEYDACKNYRTFFQNPVCSVIHSIPKGIKLCAQTYQKELKKCRKSQTPFFYQCFAGLQGFAVPVPVQQKYVGVMIGSGIRSLKDDDPIQKRYRETLMELGFDSMELDQCYRNMKTIDQHKKEYISDFVKHVAEDVAAFYEYLQEKNETTKKRLFLLEGNYKEKYRRIIGASPAIRQVFDTLELIERSESPVLIEGESGTGKELIAAAIHYNSPCKDKTFVIQNCSAFSDTLLNSELFGHEKGSFTGAVSDKKGLFEVADKGTLFLDEIGDMNIEIQAKLLRVLEDGSFYRVGGTEQKKAKVRIIAATNRSLKGLIEQGLFRKDLFYRINTIHLTLPPLRERREDILPLANYFLDYYAIARKEPRKEIGREVRELLLVYRWPGNVRELKNLMERLILLSGASEVIEITHIPKEILADAYNGLQTHNHATTSQTQRCPQYP from the coding sequence ATGATTGATTGGATTAAAATCGCAGAATCACATGTCATCAGGACGTTCCGGAAAATCAGTTACGCCTGGTGGGGTATTGACATACAGTTTTATGACGAATATGACGCCTGTAAAAACTATCGTACGTTTTTCCAGAACCCCGTCTGCAGCGTAATCCATTCCATACCCAAAGGAATAAAACTTTGCGCTCAGACGTATCAGAAGGAACTGAAAAAATGCAGGAAAAGCCAAACACCGTTTTTTTACCAATGTTTTGCGGGCCTGCAGGGCTTTGCAGTTCCAGTTCCGGTACAACAAAAATATGTGGGCGTCATGATCGGATCCGGTATCCGATCATTAAAAGACGACGATCCCATTCAAAAGAGGTATCGGGAAACGCTCATGGAGCTCGGTTTTGATAGCATGGAACTGGACCAGTGCTACCGGAACATGAAAACGATCGACCAGCACAAGAAGGAATATATATCCGACTTTGTCAAACATGTCGCTGAAGATGTCGCAGCCTTTTACGAATACTTACAGGAAAAGAATGAAACGACAAAGAAGCGCCTCTTTCTCCTGGAGGGCAATTATAAAGAAAAGTATAGGAGAATCATCGGCGCCAGTCCGGCAATCAGACAGGTGTTTGATACCTTAGAGCTCATTGAACGGAGTGAAAGCCCTGTTTTAATCGAAGGTGAAAGCGGAACGGGAAAGGAACTGATAGCGGCCGCCATACATTATAACAGTCCGTGCAAAGATAAAACATTTGTTATTCAGAATTGTTCTGCGTTTAGTGATACCCTTCTTAATTCGGAATTATTTGGACATGAAAAAGGCTCCTTTACCGGCGCCGTCTCTGATAAGAAAGGCTTATTTGAAGTTGCGGATAAGGGGACATTATTTCTGGATGAGATTGGCGACATGAATATCGAAATCCAGGCAAAGCTCCTGCGGGTATTGGAAGACGGGTCGTTTTACCGGGTGGGAGGCACAGAACAGAAAAAGGCAAAAGTCAGAATTATTGCTGCAACAAATAGATCGCTAAAAGGATTGATTGAACAAGGTCTCTTCAGAAAAGATCTCTTTTACAGGATTAATACGATCCACCTGACACTGCCTCCGCTCAGGGAAAGGCGGGAAGACATTCTCCCCCTCGCCAATTACTTTTTGGACTATTATGCCATAGCTCGTAAAGAACCGAGGAAGGAAATAGGCCGGGAGGTGAGGGAACTATTGCTGGTCTATCGTTGGCCGGGCAATGTGCGTGAGCTGAAAAACCTGATGGAGCGTTTAATCCTTTTGTCCGGCGCCAGTGAGGTTATTGAAATTACACACATTCCCAAGGAAATCCTTGCGGACGCGTATAACGGTTTGCAGACTCATAACCATGCTACAACCAGCCAAACTCAGCGATGCCCTCAGTACCCTTGA